In the genome of Chrysoperla carnea chromosome 5, inChrCarn1.1, whole genome shotgun sequence, the window accccaAAAATTTggagatttttcaaatttggtaaatttcacttgtatactTGCTGAAGGAACCTAATGACTTTTCAGAGAAAGGCACTCTATAGATTACTCGGTGATTATTAATTCCAATCTTAGAATCctgaattacattttaattgacTGACTCTATCcattaaaagtgattttttttctttacagaaACAGCaaacaaatagaaataataaattaaaaccatCAAAGAAGACGGCTacaaataaaacagaaataaaatcaaataaaaatagcgTAGAAACACAATGTGATCTAGATAAAGATAGTAAagatttaaagataaaaaagacTTCTACaactacaaataataataataaaagtaatgaaAACCAATTATCATGTATAGTAAATGAATGTCCAATGGTATTACGTAAAGGTGTTATTGAATTATTTGGTAATACAAATGGTGGACGTTTAGTTGATTTAAAAAGTTCAATATTAACTGTTGTTACTTTGGTACAATatcctaaaaatatttatcaacgtaGTACAACGGATACAgaattgaatattgaaaatgatGATGATATTATTGAGAAACTAGctaaaaatgtaagtaatttgtcattaaaaactATAGTTTCGGCGCTGAGTGagtttcgtatgcatttacaggtcTATACGAACAGGAAGTGtgatttcgacgtattttgacccactgaatccaaattttcaaatttctcatcgctcagagtgggggaaaatttattataaacaaattaattgtttatacggtCATAGCTCCGAATTTCCACCACTCTGAGCGATgagcaagttgaaaattcggattcagTGGGTCAAAATACATTCCTTGTTCGTTAGGACTTACGTAAAATACATACGAAACTCACTCAGGGCCTACACtaattatttgattgttttgatagatatatgaaataataataatgtttgatTGTAGTTTGTGCTGGCTGCCCAAGATATATGTATGACATTAACTATAATGGGATATTGGGCTGATTTTATAAATCCATTTAGTGGTAAACCATATTTTTCATCACAAACGTCGTCATTAACATCATCAATATATAATACAGATCAACGATTTCGTTGTTTGGATTTTCAAatagttaaacaaaataattgtacaattattaaaaatgataaacaacATGAATACAGTCCTATAAATGATGatacaaataacaataacagTAATACCATTGTTGATAACAACAATACAACAAAAATGAATACAACACAACAATTTCATACAGATTCTGCCTCTACAACAGTCAATATTGAAGATGCTTCTAGAATAATGTTTGATCGTAATTCAACAACAGATGCTGATAAGCATGTTAATGATACATTTAtaggtaatataaattttttacgagTACTCCAATAAACAAGGAGGAAAAACGACGAAATTCCTCTTTGTTCATCCTCtagatcaaaaattattcgGTGTCTTGCGATGCTTTTGTCCACGGGGTGGACAAAACACTATCGATTTCCGTTGCCATTTTCAAGATATATTTTTCTACCTCCTAGAAGGGGTGGTTAACATCCCCTGGGTAAAAGCACTACTATTTATCAGATAACTTTTGCTCTAGAGAGTGAACAAAGCTTTATCCCAAATTTgcctcgtttactggagtatgaatatttaaactcaatataatctttaatatttcatttgtttcagGATCCCTATTTACAAATGCCCCACATGATATTGGATATTTATTGGATATTAAGACACAAAGTGCTGGTGGCTctgataaaaagtaaaaatggatTCATTAAATTCGAACCGATCTCTCACAAAGTTTCCTAATGTTATGTTCCCATATTGTGtgttcaaaaaaacattttaattcatataaaacaGGACCTAATCTAGAGCCTAGAAATAATGCGCCCTTCCATATCCACACTCTGTCTTCATTATCATTAATTGTATtcctattttttttgttcatgtgttttttggttttttatttcgaatttatgaaaacaaattttaatgaaataaataaaaataaataaatgctaaAATGAGGTCGAATTTTTGacgtaattatttttcgaagtaatttatttgattttattttacaaaatatgtaaaaaggttattttgtttctatttaaaaatattacattgtacagttttaaataaattatatttaaaaaaaaattattttatatttttgttatttaaataaaccagaccccattttttataaaatgcagGACTACCGTAAGAGGAGGTAAAATGCGTGACTTGTaacatcataataattaatccCTTGTGCCCTTACCTGCTTAGTTACGCGAGGGATCTGGTAGcttgtaagtggatgcgatatgatgaatgagagagaagactgccaatAAGTTCCCCTATGcccttgtcataatcatatgtacatatattcttattataatatgtattagtAAGTATAAGACAAGGACACAGGAGAATTTACTGGCAATCTTGTCTCTCGCATATCgaatccacttacaggctagcgttcgctatcttcatatctctatggtttagttagtaatatttataagaaagaatatattgtgttttataaaggagtgttccaaaattaacgcaagaagcTCGAATCAGACGTTAATTTTGGGACaccctttattattattaatattatataaaagtgatagaattttacttattttgaataaaaactttaataagaaaagaagaatctctgttaatttgttttatgaaaatgtacaatataatttttcatgaaaatttaaaacatttttttgttataaataaataagaattgttatatattttaaattttgttttattttttaaactttctatcctattttttctttcagaaaaaaaattatcaattaattaaatatttagtaaatgtaagtattaagttaactGTATAACATATAAGCTGAGTGGCAGTGTGGGTATAGCACTAGCCTCTGACGCCTAAGTACCACGGTTCGTATCCTGGtatgtatcaatttttactattaatttaataaatttttcctgattttaaaaattttccactctttttatagtttaaattatctatataccccgccctcttgctataaataactcccagttatacatatgtataaatcattattctgtcagggggtgggaatttaaataatcataaatcaatcttactgtttaaaatcatattcccctgttacaaaatattaaaaatatgtactaaATGGCTTGGttatgctaaaatttgaaactttttaataggagaacatgtcatatagtttatctcactcatattctcctattaccaaatattaaaatttgtttttataaaattaaaaatcgttcgttaagactaaaatttgaaattttgtaacaagaGAACATGTTATACATTTTattccactttttttttataacatattcgcctattacaaaatattaaaaaaatactaattttgcttgcttttttgttgtactttcatgctaaaatttatttattcttgttaaatgaaattttataagattttgtaataggagaacatgttatttcacaaaaataaaatatattagtcccactttcctacttatgtcataaatcattcTTCTGTtagggggtgggaattaaaataaagattaattatataaaaaaaaaaaaatgatagcatCTCggcataataacttatttagtTAAGGATTAGACGTGACATTGCTAGCTACGAACCAAGGAACTTCGTAACCGGAGGCGACTTTGCTAGCCACTATTCCACGTTTGACAtattatcaatatcaataatgtaatatacaaaCCTTTTACtcatcattttcaataaaattacctataaatgaataattgtagtaacattttgttaaaaatgtagatTCTGTTTCATATTCCTGAAATCGATGTAAAGGATAAAAAGATAAAGGTAGGTagatataatattgaataataataattaaacaagaaaaattgataaaaacgatattttattatataaatttgtacatatttcacctaaaataaatatgaatgaataatggttattttaattGTTCGTCGTTTAAGTTCTTCATTGTTTGAGCATTAAAATTAGCAATTGTAGttggattataaatattttacattaagtAATCCAATTCCTTCCTAATTATGTAActtcttaataataaattaagattttgTATGATCTATTCCGTTCTGTAATGATTTGATAGAGCAATATTTATCGAtcgaataaataattgtaatgatCAAACAATGAAGAACAAATGACAAGCAAAGCCAAATTACGTTAGCTCTTTTTCATTTGGCAAAAAGCCCTTGGAAATTTTCTGTAGGGATATTTTTTAACTCTAAGCTGGTATGATAACATAGGttaatttattccaaaattcgctacaaataatttgacaaatataagaaatgtcaaaatatttacaCATCACGCAAATATGAACAATTGGGAGACAAGATTCGATTTTCCACAATCACAAATTAACGTAAAAATTGATGACAGTAGCTCCAGTAACGATGAAATCAAAAAAGAGACGCCTATTagcattacaaaatttatttcaaattctaaaCGTAAAGTTAAacgtaataaaaatacaaaacataaatggaaatttaaaaaacagaagAAACTTATTGAAAATTCGAAACAACCGTCACCAGAACTATCTCTTAAGCGTAAACGAGATTATGATAATCTAGAAGAATCTACAGAGTCAATTTTATGTAACGTATTATCTCCAATTCTATTAAGTAAACAAAATTCTACTTTGGCTAAAACATCTTCGCAAATTGAATCAAATTCTccgattgttttaaataaaaatcgattaaaaaaatcaaaaatacaattgaaaaatattaaacgtCGATTATTTAATCAAGAAAACCGTAAAATCGTACAAACTTGCCAGAAAAATTCTCCATCTCTCCATCAAACTTTTAATTGTGATAATCCTGAGATAAACTGGGAAATTTCAGAAAGCCCAGTATTAAAATCAAAACCATCAATAACAGCTAGCCTTGATGTCGATGATCCAAAAAATAACGGCGTTAAAACGGAAATTGATTTAAGTAGCCTGGAATTAAGCCCGACAATTCAATCGAAAAGgacaataaaaactaatattccCTCTTATTCAAATAATGTCGGTGACCAACCGGGAATTGACTTAGGTAATCttgacttaaattttattacttcgCAAAGCCCGACATTTCAGTTAAAAAGGGCAccaaagaatgaaataaaaattaatttaaataagcccaaaataaatattggaaCACCTGTAAGCCCAATATTGGTAGCTAAAAGATCAACAAAAGATAAAATGGAAATCGATTTAGGTAGTcttgaattaaattatgaaaattctgAGAGCCCACATCCGAGTTTTTCGAATTTACAAGTTATCGACTGTGATCTAACTGAAAGAAATTTCAGTAGtccaaatcaaataattttcccCGAATCTCCATTACTAAAAAAACCACTAAGAGATACAATTTCTTcagaaaatatagaaattattgaCTGTGATAAAACAGAAGTCGATTTCAATCGACCCGAATTAATAAACTCAGCAGAATCTCCGCCATCTTTAAGCATTGGGgatatttcaattgattttcattctcaagaacaaaaaaatacacaaaattttcaaataaaaacacaattttccactcaaaaaagtacattttccacaaatgaaccaaaattaacagaaaatatCTCATTAAAAAcgaaaggaaaattaaaaaaaggaactTATTCATGGAAATTACATGAATTGTTACggattcaaaattcaaaaaataaaatttgggaacatgaaatatatttagaaaaaaatcaacaatacaTTCGACCACAAATCGATGAGGAGGATTTAATAATTGAAGTGCAAGTATGTGAAATATTAAAAGAGTACgataaactattaattaaatgtatagaaaataattatgaaaaaaatatattaattgttataaatccATCGATTGTATGGATGAAATCAATCGATATTAattcgataattattatttatccgccatattttcattttgtacagactttaaataatattgaatatcagattttatataatgttaataaaattattttgaaaaactacatttttttttattactcttATAAAACCTTATAGCCAGACACATACCATCAAAAAATATAGACTTGTTACACTTTTACCACCATGTTAAAACAATGTGGGGGTAGTCGtctcattttagcatttcatagaagactttttttgtacctcaacctatcgaaccagtttttttttttttaaatgatcaggGAGGTCCATATATcggaatctacatctaactttttgccgctagaaagttttggtttttgctaTGCGCCCAATAGGCTaatcattagaatccatttatgagatgatttttgaaaattttaaaaccttgaaaatatggacCAAAAACGAATACTCGGGGGTTTTCGGGGTCTCTGATCACTATTCCTAAATCAGAATTTCTATATAATCTACCCCTCTTGGAGTATTTTACCTCGCTGGTCATGTCAGTTGTCaatggtaaattattatttgttaaatattatttggcGGCGGCATTTATTTTGAGTAACAAACGAATTAaacgtttaaattaatttcaaaataatttatcaaattaaaaaaggtgaatagatacaaataaataaaaaattatttttgattccaTCTTTTTCcgattccatttttttttttaaatattcaatttcataattaattcatttaaagcaTCAGTTGCtctcgattttaaaaattttggttgtgaatttttaatatgtaaattactGAGACTAGATTCCCATTCTTCTGGTTCTATTATTTCATTCTCCTTCGTTTGTTTTGCTCTTTCAATAATCTTCTGGTACAAATAATCCAATTTTGGATTGAATTGTAATTGTGGTGGTAGCATatttaagctaaaaaaaatataatatatagaaatattgaataattaataccgaaataatttaaagatgtACGGACGACCACGGTACAGAAGTAGAGATAGTAGTAAGAAAACTGATTTTAGTAAACTTCCTGATGacttaaattcaattatattttatatttttttacaatattttaaggaATATGGGCATGAATTGTTCGAATGGATTCGTGGTCTTAGTACATCCTTAATCGACGTAATTGGAATCAACTTACTGGTCATCTTCTTTTATTGTTAACTCTTTTAAATAGTCGTTAACATGCTCTTGTAATTcagcattaattttaatttttggatctAACTGATAGTCTTTGCTAGGTATTTTCCATAATCCAGTTGTACCGTTTATATAGTCTAACGGATCCACACAATTATCCTTAAATGGTAGCAAGAACGATTCAATGatctacaataaaaaaaagatcgaaattaatattgtaataataataataataatacgttaTGTATGCGGCGATTTGAAAGAACTTTgcacttttaaagaaaaaatttcagttaatttttttgaaatttttcatctCTCAACATGTCAGTCGATAGATGTCATGGGCTCAAAATTCTGGCaactataattttatagatacaTAAACTTTCAGTTAGAATTTTGGAGATATACTTTGTAGAAAAATggtttatatttgataatttttgccTATTGCACCTGCTTTACTCAAAATGTACCACGTATTATAACACTTGTCTGGGATGGGTTCACATCtctgaaatttgaattattaaagtATACGTAGCTCGAAAATTATGGCCTTTAGCACTTTGGAACTATTAAGACAAAACATAtcaacgttttaaaaaaaattgcctgaaaGTGATGATGATACTAAAGCTTcagaaaaaataactaatacgatttttccaaaataaggAAAAGAGACTGGATATATACGAAACTCGAACTTCAAGTAATTGTTACTTGAAAATTATGGTCGTTTTGACTTAGGATCCATGAAAACTTTTATTCGAGATATTAAGAACggtaacatttaacaaaaaaaaaattaacaggcTTAAGAACTTTTCCATAAGAACGAGATTCTTTATATTTCCTAAAAGTTAGTTGCCTTTcatgattttgatatttattttcgttGGTACTTACTACTTCATCTTGAATTTTGTACGGACGAAGAACAACCAATTTTGGATAAGTATTTCTATTGTAACATTTCCTGGCAATACCCACTAAATTTCGTTGTACTAATGCATTCGCAAATGCGTTGAATGCTCTAATATTttcctgtaaaaaaaaaaaaagaataatcataAAGCggtttattatttctttaaattttcgttaCGTAAAAAATTCCTCAGTTACGTTTTTTACACCTACCTGTTTTTTTGGGTTgggttttaataaataaacaggtTTTCCATGATGAATTTCATGTACTTCATTTTTAtccattgtaaataataaatctaaACAACGAATTGTTTTTGGTTTATGGGcttttttctcttcttttgTTAAATATCCTACTCCTTCATttgtactattttaaataaaacaaaaatttacgtaaaaaatactttttaaagtaacagttcttattgtactaaaaggtaaaaaaataaatgttttcttaaGGGTGttctaaatttgtttatacatatttatctcTACTTTATACTACTCTATCTCTCTCCAACGACCAATACTCTaactattgataactgggagttgaaACTGAACTCATTTTTCAGTAGTTCTAATTTAGGCTAGAAGGTCACGAGAGAAGAATACTCTAACTATTGATAATTGGGAGTAGGATGTGTACCCATTTTCAGTAGTTTCAATTTAGACAACCAGATCACGAGAGAAAAACAGTCAAAGAGTATTTCCCAAAATTTCTAATGGGACACTTTTATAAgcaagaaatgaaaaatttatacgtACATATgaacatcaaatattttttcatcggtTTCCCATTCATCtggtttaatttcatttttcgcgATTTCTTCTTCTTTCTCTTCTTTGAAATCTTCTTTGAAATTACGTTTGAAACCTTGTTGCTGTAATCCAGATGTTTCACCTTGATTTGAAACTTCAAGTGGCCGTTTTTTAAAATGCCATTTTGGTTCTGAATATCCTATGGTCTAAGAAATTAGATAATATATTAGATTCATTAAAAGGGTTAATCGTTTAAGTTCgtgtttatatgttaaaaatcatttgattttgtttaaggATAAGTTCAAACAAAATTGATGATATTTGATTATATGATGTTTCGTGATTCGATACACA includes:
- the LOC123299858 gene encoding retinoblastoma-like protein A, which translates into the protein MSVMSSVFVKLVLKRSFLVRNTSHQFIIFQVKPRYYSRKRNQIGTYGPFKIVKADQLCDESGNLNHVNNINWELFATNGYPFFMPGNVGPAWQNTETSESFVQLIASTLAAATNQQPLFKIHHSSSSNQKQQTNRNNKLKPSKKTATNKTEIKSNKNSVETQCDLDKDSKDLKIKKTSTTTNNNNKSNENQLSCIVNECPMVLRKGVIELFGNTNGGRLVDLKSSILTVVTLVQYPKNIYQRSTTDTELNIENDDDIIEKLAKNFVLAAQDICMTLTIMGYWADFINPFSGKPYFSSQTSSLTSSIYNTDQRFRCLDFQIVKQNNCTIIKNDKQHEYSPINDDTNNNNSNTIVDNNNTTKMNTTQQFHTDSASTTVNIEDASRIMFDRNSTTDADKHVNDTFIGSLFTNAPHDIGYLLDIKTQSAGGSDKK
- the LOC123300101 gene encoding uncharacterized protein LOC123300101: MLLFIFMSKQLEYLNCAKTIIRRLLFTNPAEKLQIATVSAENQVDTEPVNASPASIELIDYIDQLIEALLTSNESIDQQNNETKFKVAFQVIQQMIINILESEKDETIAPAKGRKKIQKPSTEVIIFTNLKNAKFSDTLAQKMIEEFKNENIKMYIFTESISYPIPENTIDEHLPMIMKNPSLFSEELKPLQQLIVDTGGFIGNINFAASLFENLRIRKLPQAWNVDFRIGSKIKIPMCGYRKTIGYSEPKWHFKKRPLEVSNQGETSGLQQQGFKRNFKEDFKEEKEEEIAKNEIKPDEWETDEKIFDVHITNEGVGYLTKEEKKAHKPKTIRCLDLLFTMDKNEVHEIHHGKPVYLLKPNPKKQENIRAFNAFANALVQRNLVGIARKCYNRNTYPKLVVLRPYKIQDEVIIESFLLPFKDNCVDPLDYINGTTGLWKIPSKDYQLDPKIKINAELQEHVNDYLKELTIKEDDHLNMLPPQLQFNPKLDYLYQKIIERAKQTKENEIIEPEEWESSLSNLHIKNSQPKFLKSRATDALNELIMKLNI